The Flavobacterium galactosidilyticum nucleotide sequence TCCCATTTTTGTTGGTCAACGTGATATTCTACCCACTGTCTAAAAGACTGATCGGATAAAAAATCTTCGATTTTAGTATAATTGTTACGTTCTTGCATCAATACAATATGGATTACAATAACTAAGAGGTAGGTTTTTGTTTTATATACTCACTTAAAATGTTATTTTTTTAAATAAAACTTTAAAAGACTAGATAAAAATTGTGGATAGCAGTAAAAATAACATAATATTCTGTTTCCATTCTTTGCGAATATTCAGAACAGCACGGTATAATAAATTACTTGCAGATTGATAATTTACTTCAAGAGTATCGGCAATTTCTTCCACTCCTAAGCCTTCATGATAGCGAAGATAGAGTGCCTCTTTTTGTCTTGCTGGTAAATCGTTTACTAGTTTATTTAAGTTTGAGACTTTACTAGCAGTGGTTTCATCAGCGATAAGTTGGTGCTCTATTGAGAAATCAAAGAGAAATTCTATGGCATCTACTGTCGCGCTTTTGCTAAAAATAGGATCGCGTTCTTGAAGTCTTGAAATTCTTTTGCGAACGCTTGCGAATAAATAGGCTTTTACAAGAACTGAATCGTTTAGAGTGTTCCTATAAATCCAAATATCCGTGAAAACATCCTGTACGCAATCTTGCACTTTATCTTGATGAGGAGAAAATGAATTTCCGTATTGTACTAAATGAGAATAATATTTTTCGAAAAGTTGTGAAAACGCTTTTTCATCCCCCAATTTTAGATTGCTCCAAAGGGTTAAATCATCGAGTTGAATAGTACGTTTAAATTGCGTTTTCAAAATACTTAGATTATGCGAACTGTATTAATTTCGTGTTAATTTTTTGTAATTTTACGTCTTTAAAAATCAAAATCAAATTAAAAATAAAAAATTATAGTTAATTATTTTATGAGAGGTAGCTAAAACGTTTTAATAGGTTACACAAATGTTAAAATGACTACAGTTGTGGTTCTACTGTGTTTTTATTGACTAAAAATAATTTTGTTTTACTAGATGAAATTATCTTTTTAAACTGAAAAGTCCTTTATATTCTTGCCCTTTCCCTTTTTTGCCAGGAAGTACTTTTCGATCAGCTATGAGGGTGTCATATAGATTGAAAATAGGCGTATTTCATATTCATTATCTGGAATTAGAGTATAGTGAGAATAGGATCCTATTGAAAAAACAAAACAGTAATACTTATGTCTTTTTTATTGAATTTTATTCATATATGATCAAAAAATTAAAAATATGTAAATGAACTTTACGAATATAAAAACAGAGAGTTTTTGTTGCGTTTAGTATTTAAAATACGCTGTGAATATGCAATCTGGCTCGCAGTTTATGTACAAACAATGAAAATATCCCCTATTTTTGCACAAAACAATCTCTCTTTTGAAAACCAAACTTTTACTTATTACGCCGCCTTTTACTCAGTTGAATACACCGTATCCGGCAACTGCTTATATTAAAGGATTTTTAAATACTATAAATATTGAGTCAGTTCAAGCTGATTTTGGTATTGAAGTAATTTTGAAGTTGTTTTCAAAAAATGGATTACAAGATTTATTTGATAATGCTAAAATTGATAGTAGTACTTCTGATAATTCAAAGCGTATTCTGGCTTTGCAAGACGAATATATAAAAACAATTGACGTAGTAATAGCCTTTTTACAAGGAAAAAATCCCACTTTAGCATTGCAAATATGTCAAGAAGATTTCTTGCCAGAAGCTTCCCGTTTCGCTCAGCTGGAAGAACTCGATTGGGCTTTTGGAACTATGGGAACTCAGGATAGAGCCAAGCATTTAGCCACTTTATATCTAGAAGATATTTCTGATTTTATAGTTGAATGTATTGATGGGAATTTCGGTTTTAGCCGCTATGCGGAGCGATTGGGCAGAAGTGCTAATTCTTTTGATGAATTGTACGCAGCCTTACAACAAGAAACTACGTTTATCGATGCTATTCTAATTTCTATTTTGAAAGAACGAATAGAGTCTATTCAACCTACTTTATTTTTAATATCAGTTCCTTTTCCAGGGA carries:
- a CDS encoding RNA polymerase sigma factor, whose protein sequence is MKTQFKRTIQLDDLTLWSNLKLGDEKAFSQLFEKYYSHLVQYGNSFSPHQDKVQDCVQDVFTDIWIYRNTLNDSVLVKAYLFASVRKRISRLQERDPIFSKSATVDAIEFLFDFSIEHQLIADETTASKVSNLNKLVNDLPARQKEALYLRYHEGLGVEEIADTLEVNYQSASNLLYRAVLNIRKEWKQNIMLFLLLSTIFI